One window from the genome of Montipora foliosa isolate CH-2021 chromosome 5, ASM3666993v2, whole genome shotgun sequence encodes:
- the LOC138003208 gene encoding beta-1,3-galactosyltransferase 1-like: MPCRTRKQKIVWFGIAVSIWSLLLCFLQRSLSYDRGHANFNPSNRLKVPFDSVRNKRPAAIMASDVFSSCSQLNFSFPSVVVEPSVSGQKSNLFMFVLITSGVGGKFFSEKRDAIRNTWLNQSGANVWWRHAFVLGSADNRDGPSENEIQREAELYNDILQFSSIDKYNNLVIKVLSGFRWAVTQVNPRFILKADDDVYVRLPHLMIWLTYFGKGQFYGGYVNNGGIYRKLLGPLVARFYGRNSVSFDCYPEARFPQYSAGPFYVLSSDAMVSLLQNMRRWKVFPVEDAYVGVLARESGLKPVGIPGFKINDYRRLYHRCTLNSLVAVGHQYSISDLYYIESKLREADKLNLSTNVCLCVTCELLIHPFLFVFTCFGVVFTVIVKIIRRKRNLLNYAGN; this comes from the coding sequence ATGCCATGCCGTACTcgaaaacagaaaattgtttgGTTTGGAATAGCTGTTTCAATTTGGAGTTTGCTGCTTTGTTTCTTGCAACGTTCACTTTCTTACGATCGAGGCCATGCGAACTTCAATCCAAGCAACAGACTGAAAGTCCCGTTCGACAGTGTCCGCAACAAAAGACCAGCTGCCATTATGGCTTCTGATGTTTTCTCGTCTTGTTCACaattaaatttttctttcccttctGTCGTCGTGGAACCTTCTGTCTCCGGCCAGAAGTCAAATTTATTTATGTTTGTTCTCATCACTTCTGGAGTGGGTGGCAAATTCTTCTCGGAGAAACGGGATGCGATTCGGAATACGTGGTTAAATCAAAGTGGCGCTAACGTTTGGTGGAGACATGCCTTCGTTTTGGGAAGTGCTGATAATCGCGATGGGCCCAGCGAAAACGAAATCCAGCGAGAGGCAGAGCTCTATAACGATATATTGCAGTTCAGCAGCATCGACAAGTACAACAATTTAGTGATCAAAGTTCTTTCTGGCTTTCGTTGGGCTGTCACGCAGGTAAACCCGCGATTTATTCTAAAGGCCGACGATGATGTGTATGTACGCTTACCCCATTTGATGATCTGGCTTACTTACTTTGGGAAGGGTCAATTTTACGGGGGATATGTCAATAATGGGGGCATTTATCGCAAGCTCTTAGGACCTTTAGTTGCCCGTTTTTATGGGCGTAACAGTGTATCCTTTGACTGTTACCCCGAAGCTCGTTTCCCACAATATTCCGCTGGACCCTTCTACGTGCTATCGTCTGATGCAATGGTATCTTTACTCCAAAACATGCGTAGATGGAAAGTATTTCCTGTAGAAGACGCATATGTGGGAGTATTAGCAAGAGAGAGTGGCTTAAAGCCCGTAGGTATTCCCGGATTTAAAATAAATGACTATCGGAGACTTTACCACAGGTGTACGTTGAATTCCCTGGTTGCCGTGGGACATCAATATAGCATCTCGGATCTGTATTACATCGAAAGCAAATTACGAGAAGCCGATAAACTTAATCTTTCGACGAATGTCTGTTTGTGTGTTACTTGTGAACTTTTAATACATCCTTTTCTCTTTGTATTTACGTGCTTCGGTGTTGTATTTACAGTAATAGTGAAAATTATTAGACGTAAACGAAATTTATTAAATTATGCCGGaaattaa